The sequence ATCCTCAAATCAAATCTCAAATGGTAAAGTCAGAAAATTTATTGAATGAGTCTTTTAACAAGGAAAGATACCTGCAAATTTACAAAAAGTTATACGACAACTTTTACTTCAGTAACGAATTCAATTATACAAACCGTATTGCCGGATTAAGCAAGGCTTGGTCTGAGGCAAAATGGAACTTTGCCAATTTCGATGTTGTGCCAAACTTAAACTGGGATAGCCTCTATTATGAATTCATTCCAAAAGTAATGGAGGCAAAGTCTGAAGTTGAATATTACAAATTGTTGATGAATTTCTATTCACATTTGAAAGATGGTCACAGCATGGTTTTTGTTCCTCATGTTCTCAGAGATTCACTGACTGCAAGGTTGCCAATACGTTGTCGTCTTGTAGAGGATCAGGTAGTTATTATCCAGCTTCAGAGTGCAAATGAAAACTATTGTTTATTAAAACCAGGAACTGTAATTACTGAAATTAATAATCACCCTGTCAATGAATATATAAAAAAGAATATCTCACCATATATTAGTTTTAGTACCCCCCAGGATAGCGTTGCTAAGATTTACTCTAACTATTTCACCTATGGGTCAATTAACAAACCTATTAAGCTAAAATTAAAGTATTCAGACGGGCGAATGACAGAACAGATATTTTTTCGCAAGCCTAACGACCCCTACTATCCCCATGCGAAAGGGTTTTTCTATAAAAAAATAAATGAAAAGACTAATCTACTAACCATCAACACCTTTTATGACGAAAAACT is a genomic window of Saccharicrinis carchari containing:
- a CDS encoding S41 family peptidase, which gives rise to MSKRTVFTALTIIITCQICNNQVFGQSPNPQIKSQMVKSENLLNESFNKERYLQIYKKLYDNFYFSNEFNYTNRIAGLSKAWSEAKWNFANFDVVPNLNWDSLYYEFIPKVMEAKSEVEYYKLLMNFYSHLKDGHSMVFVPHVLRDSLTARLPIRCRLVEDQVVIIQLQSANENYCLLKPGTVITEINNHPVNEYIKKNISPYISFSTPQDSVAKIYSNYFTYGSINKPIKLKLKYSDGRMTEQIFFRKPNDPYYPHAKGFFYKKINEKTNLLTINTFYDEKLIPFIDSIFQETPHPENLIIDLRINGGGNSSNGFELLGYLTGDTFKAALTAGRCYIPSKRGLGITPNKITFMPREWKPYKFPTYTGQVIVLTGPDTYSAAEDFVLIFKHLKRGVVIGQATGGSTGQPISFSLPHGGIGCVCSQKELLIDGKDFIGKGINPDIPIDYNLKKILVGTDEVLERAIEYFTK